In a single window of the Salmo trutta chromosome 21, fSalTru1.1, whole genome shotgun sequence genome:
- the best4 gene encoding bestrophin-4 isoform X1, with translation MTVSYTLEVADAKFGGFSKLLFRWRGSIYKLLYKEFLVFCLLYSFFSVFYRFFLTEKQQLLFENVALYCDQFTNFIPMSFVLGFYVTLAFNRWWGQYTSFPLPDNLMMAVSGNVHGLDERGRLLRRTLMRYANLSSVLILRSISTRVRRRFPTLEQVVDAGFMTSLEHQQLDGLYSDFNKYWMPLTWFTNLASRARQEGRVRDDVALRLLMDELNNYRGKCSLLFHYDWISIPLVYTQVVTLAVYSFFGFCLIGRQFLNPEKGYKGHQLDLYVPIFTLLQFFFYAGWLKVGELIINPFGEDDDDFETNQLIDRNIQVSMLAVDDMHQNLPPTEKDKFWVERYFSVPYSTAAETLRPTFMGSTYDISFESGQAVSMPFVYKDECGDVDRKVKDVSLVRDSQLKVSHLQTERGEGQFKVAVELIQANDNEQSSC, from the exons ATGACGGTCTCCTACACCCTAGAGGTGGCCGATGCTAAGTTCGGAGGGTTTTCCAAGCTGCTCTTCAGGTGGAGAGGAAGCATCTACAAGCTGCTGTATAAAGAGTTCCTGGTGTTCTGTCTGCTGTACAGCTTCTTCAGTGTTTTCTACAG GTTCTTCCTCACTGAGAAACAACAGTTGTTGTTTGAAAATGTAGCCCTTTACTGTGACCAGTTTACCAACTTTATCCCAATGTCCTTTGTGCTGG GTTTCTATGTAACCCTGGCATTCAACCGTTGGTGGGGTCAGTACACCAGCTTCCCCCTGCCTGATAACCTGATGATGGCGGTGTCAGGGAACGTCCACGGGCTCGACGAGAGGGGCCGGCTGCTCCGACGCACACTCATGAGATATGCTaacctctcctctgtcctcatcctGCGATCCATCAGCACTAGAGTACGCAGACGGTTCCCAACCCTGGAGCAGGTGGTGGATGCAg GATTTATGACATCACTGGAGCATCAACAGCTGGATGGTTTGTACTCTGACTTCAACAAGTACTGGATGCCTCTGACGTGGTTTACTAACCTGGCATCGCGGGCCAGACAGGAGGGCCGGGTCAGAGACGACGTCGCCCTACGACTGCTCATGGAT GAGCTGAATAACTACAGAGGCAAGTGCAGCCTGCTGTTTCACTATGACTGGATCAGCATTCCTCTGGTCTACACTCAG GTCGTGACCCTGGCTGTGTACTCGTTCTTTGGCTTCTGTCTGATTGGTCGACAGTTCCTGAACCCTGAGAAGGGGTATAAAGGTCACCAGCTGGACTTGTATGTTCCCATCTTCACCCTGCTTCAGTTCTTCTTCTATGCAGGCTGGCTCAAG GTGGGGGAGCTGATCATCAATCCCTTCGGTGAGGACGATGATGACTTTGAAACCAACCAACTAATTGACCGAAATATTCAG GTGTCCATGCTGGCTGTGGATGACATGCACCAGAACCTGCCCCCAACAGAGAAGGACAAGTTCTGGGTGGAGAGATACTTCTCTGTCCCCTACTCTACTGCAGCTGAGACCCTCAGACCTACCTTCATGGGCTCAACATATGACATAAG CTTTGAATCTGGTCAGGCCGTCTCCATGCCCTTCGTCTATAAGGATGAGTGTGGTGATGTGGACAGGAAGGTGAAGGATGTGTCTTTAGTGAGAGACAGTCAGCTGAAGGTGTCTCATCTGCAGACAGAACGAGGGGAGGGGCAGTTCAAGGTGGCTGTGGAACTCATCCAAGCCAATGACAATGAGCAGAGCTCTTGTTGA